Within the Aeromicrobium sp. Root236 genome, the region GTGGCTCTCATGGCCCCTCGACAGCCCGTACCGGCAGCACTTCGCGGCAGACCGTTCACGGTGGTAGAGGCATTGTCGGCTGGGCTGACCCGCCGAATGCTCCAGAGTCGACGGTTCGCCATGATTCATCCGGGCATCTATCTCGAGGCGCACATCGAACAGACCCTCGAGATTCTCGTTGCTGCTGACCTGCTCGCACTCCCTTCCGACGCCTGCGTCAGTCACATCACGGCGCTCCACTGGTATGGCGTGACAGTCGGGCCCTCGTGGCCGCGGCACTACTCGACCAACACGACGTCCCAGACGCGGCTCAAAGGTGTTCGTCTGCATCGACGTCTCGGGCGGCTCCACCCCAACGTCGTGCAGGACGTGAGGGTCCTCGGTCCGGATCGGACCCTCGTCGACTGCGGGACGCTCCTGAACGCTGTCGAGCTCGTCCGGGCCGGGGACTGGCTCGTGAGGCTGGGCGTCACGTCCCCGCCGACCGTCCAAGACTACGCCAACCATCGCCACCTCGACGGAGTCGTCAAAGCCCGTTCGTCTGCAGCCCTCGTACGAGAGCGGGTGGACTCGGTGCGCGAAACAGATCTCCGACTGACGCTCGTCGCGTGTCGCCTCCCCGAACCTGAGACGAACGCCGTCATTCGT harbors:
- a CDS encoding DUF559 domain-containing protein, whose protein sequence is MAPRQPVPAALRGRPFTVVEALSAGLTRRMLQSRRFAMIHPGIYLEAHIEQTLEILVAADLLALPSDACVSHITALHWYGVTVGPSWPRHYSTNTTSQTRLKGVRLHRRLGRLHPNVVQDVRVLGPDRTLVDCGTLLNAVELVRAGDWLVRLGVTSPPTVQDYANHRHLDGVVKARSSAALVRERVDSVRETDLRLTLVACRLPEPETNAVIRDDEGDFLARGDLVYRRWKIVIEYDGWHHDRDAGQRRKDLLRRERLEAAGWRVIVIVSEDMKHPTSVVARIWQALTAAGYDGPAPTYNRAAIRTLRDL